TCCGCGATGCGGCACCGCGTCGAGGAGTTGCGCGAGGCTGGCCGCGACGTGACGTTCCTGCAGACCGGCACCTACCGCGAGGCGCTGGCGCAGGTCGACGGGCCGCTGCAGGTCGTCCACCCCACCAGCCACGTCGCGCTGCGCTTCGTCCAGCGGCTGGCCGAGCGGCGTGAGATCGAGATCCTCCCGCCCCGTGGCTTCGTCACGGAGCGGGAGGACTTCACGCGCTGGGCCGAGGGTCGCGGCAGCAAGCGGCTGCTCATGGAGGACTTCTACCGCGACGCCCGCCGCCGGCACGGCGTACTTCTCGAGGACGACGGCGAGCCCGTCGGCGGGTCGTGGAACTACGACGCCGACAACCGCGAGTCGCCGCCCAAGGGCGCGACGACGCTCGGCGTCGATGAGCCGTGGTGGCCGCAGGAGGACGCGATCGACGAGGCGGTGCGCCGCGACCTCGACGGCTGGGCGTCCGACGGCCGGACCGGGATCTCGTTCCTGGGGTCCGACGGTCCTCGCCGCTTCTCGGTCACACCGGGCGAGGCGCAGACCGCGTTGACCGACTTCCTCGACCACCGCCTCGAGCCGTTCGGCACCTACGAGGACGCCGTGCTCGCCGACGACCCCTGGATGGCGCACTCGCTGGTCTCGGCCCCCCTCAACCTCGGCCTGCTCGACCCGCTGGACGTCGTACGCCAGGCCGAGGAGCGGCACCGCTCCGACGGCGCGCGGCTCGCGAGCGTGGAGGGGTTCGTGCGGCAGGTGATGGGCTGGCGCGACTACGTGTGGCACCTCTACTGGCACCTCGGCGAGGACTACCGCCGCCGCAACGGGCTGAACGCGCGTCGCGGCATCCCGGACTGGTTCGCCGAGCTCGACGGGTCCGCCACGAAGGCGCGGTGCCTGTCGCGGACCCTCGACGACGTCGACCGGCACGGCTGGGTCCACCACATTCCGCGCCTGATGATCCTCGGCAGCTACGCCATGCAGCGCGGCTGGAAGCCGCTCGAGGTCACCGACTGGTTCCACCGCGCGTTCGTCGACGGCTACGACTGGGTGATGGTGCCGAACGTCGTGGGGATGTCGCAGCACGCCGACGGCGGGGTGATGGCGACCAAGCCCTACACGTCGGGCGGCGCCTACCTCGACAAGATGACGGACTACTGCGGCGAGTGCCCGCTCAACCCGAAGGTGCGCGTGGGTGACGACGCCTGCCCCTTCTCGGCCGGCTACTGGTGGTTCCTCGACCGGCACCGCGACGACTTCGCGAAGAACCAGCGCATGGCGCGCGCGGTCAAGGGCCTCGACCGGCTCACGGACCTCCCCGAGCTCGTCGAGCAGGAGGACCGCCGCGGCTCCCGCGCCCCCTGACCCCTGCGCGAGACTTCAGTTGTGCGGTCGCGAGACGTCACTTCTGCGCGCGCGAGACGCCAGGTCTGCCGTCGCGAGACGTCAGTTGTGCGGGCGCGAGACGCCAGTCGTGCGCGTCAGTCCTGCACAACTGGCGTTTCGCGCCTGCACAACTGACGCTTCGGACCTGCACAACTGACGCTTCGGACCTGCACAACTGACGCTTCGCGAGGAAGGTGAGGCTCTGGTCAGGGGGTGGGGGCGAGGAAGGAACGGAGGAGGGGGCCGGCGGTGACCGAGCCGGAGTCGCCGGTCTCGACGAAGGCGGCGACGGCGAGGTCGTCGTCCGGTCCGGGCCCACCGTCGGAGAAGGCGATCATCCAGGCGTGGGTGGCCAGGGACCCGTCGGGCAGCGGGTCGCCGTACTCCGCGGTGCCGGTCTTGGCGCCGTCGGCCACCCCGGCGAGCACGGAGCCCGAGCCCTCGGTGACGACCGCCTGCATCAGCCCGCGCAGCGCCCGGCCCTCGGCGGCGGTCAGGGGAGCGTCCGGTGCGGCCTCGGGCCGGAACTCCTCCAGCAGGTACGGCGTCACGGTCCGGCCCGCGCGCACCGACGCGGCCACCGTGGCCATCGCCATCGGGGAGGCCAGCACGGTGCCCTGCCCGATCAGGTCGGCGGCGGCCTCGGTCTCGCTGCGCGGCGGCGGCACCTGGCCGAAGTACGCCGGGAAGCCGAGGTCCTGGTCGACACCGAGGCCGAGGGCCGCGGCCGCCTCCGCGAGGTCGCCGCGGCCGAGCTCGCCGGCCGACCCGACGAACGCGGTGTTGCACGAGTTCGCCACCGCCTGGCGCAGCGTGATCTCGCCGAGCCCGGTGGACGGGTAGTCGTCGTAGTTCTTGAACGACTTGCCGTCCACGCTCAGCGTCGCCGGGCACGACACGCGTGAGTCCGGGCGGAGCCCGGCGCGCAGCAGCGCCAGCGACGAGACCACCTTGAACGTCGAGCCGGGGGCGTACTGACCGTAGGTCGCGACGTTCAGCCCGTCGCCGCCGACCCCGCTGGCCGCGGCGAGGATCGCCCCGTCGGAGGGACGGACCGCGACGATGGCGGTGGGCGGCGACTCCGCGCCCTCCGGTACGGCGAGCACCCGCTCGGCCTTCGCCTGCAGGCGCGGGTCGAGGGTTGTGACCAGGGGCTGGCCGGGCTCCGGGTCGGTGGAGAACAGCTCCTCGTCGCCGGCGCTGACGACGATCCCCGGGGTGCCGGCGAGCTGCTCGTCGTACCTCGCCTGGAGCCCGGACACGCCCGCCACGTCCCCGGCCTGCAGCCGACCGTCGGAGGACTCGACGAGCTCGGCCGTCACCGGACCCACCCGCCCCAGGATCGGCGCGGCGAACTCGCGGGTCGGGGCGAGGGGCAGCTCGTCGTCGATCGCCACCGCCCCGCGGATGCCGCGGATCGCCGAGACCACGGGGGCGGCCTCCGAGGCGCGGAGCACGAGCGCCTCGACGAAGGCCAGGTCGCCGGAGCTGCGGACCAGCTCCGCGTAGGGCCCGGGGTCCACGTCGACGGCAGCCGCCAGGCGGCGTCCGTTGGCCACAGCGGCGGCGGACCCGAGGCGGCTCTTGTCGATGCCGATGCGCACCACCGGCCGGTCGCGGACCAGCACCGCCCGGTCCGCGCCGAGCACCTGCGCCCGCGGCGCGGGCACCCGTGTCACGTCGAGGGTGGCGTCACCGCTCAGCGAGGGCTCGACGAGAGCGGGGTCCCAGGTGGCCTGCCACGCCTCGGCGTCCTCGGGCAGCGTCAGGTCGGCGGTCGTCTCGTAGGACCAGACCTCCGGACCGGTCGCCCACTCCCACGACAGCGTGACGGTGGCCCGCTCACCGTCCTCGGCCTCCGTGACGGTCTCCACCGTCACCGCCGGCGACAGCCCGGCACCCTCGACCAGGTCCGTCACGATTGCGTCGTACTCCGCCTGCGGGGTGCCGTCGGAGAACAGGCCGTCCGCCAGCTCCCCGGCCTCGAGGCCGGCCGCGAGGTCGTCGGCGGCGTCCTGCGGGTCGGGCTCGGCGCCGAAGGAGCAGGCGGCGAGCGGCGTCACCAGCAGCGCGGCCAGCGCGGCGCGAGCCGCGCCTCGGCGGGTGGTCGGAGTCATCGGCATCGTCCCCCGGGTCGTGGTGAGATGGCCGCAACGGGGCTGAGGGGCCCTCGGAGGCGGGAGGCCATCGTGTCAGCAACGCAGTTCGACACCGTGAAGGAGTACCTCGACTCGTTCCCGGACGACGTCGCCGAGGTGCTGCGCCAGGTGCAGGACCGTATCCGCGCCGCCGCCCCGGGAGCCGACGAGGTCATCAGCTACGGCATCCCGACGATGCGCCTCGAGGGCCGCAACCTGGTGCACTTCGCCGGGTGGAGGCACCACGTCAGCATCTACCCCGTGCCCGACGACGTCTCGAGCCTGGAACCCGAGATCGACCGCTACCTCGCCGGCCGGGGCACGCTGAAGCTGCCGCTCTCCGAGCCGATGCCGCTCGAGCTGATCGAGAAGGTCGCCCACCTCCTGGTCGCGCAGAACACGCGCTGAGCGGGCGGGTGCGACGGGCTCAGGTGGAGTACGGCGAGCGCCACGACAGCGCGAGCGCCAGCAGGAACGACCCCACGCCGATGCCGACGAGCACCGTGCTGCCCGCCATCGCGCCGACCGCGACAGGGGAGGCGCACACGGCCAGGGCCGTGAAGCGCACGTGGTGCAGGACGTTGCGGTGCCGCACGATCGCGGCGGGCACCGCGAGCGCGGCGACGGTCGCCACGACGAGCAGCGGCCGACCCACGACGTCGGCCCCGAGGCTGTCGGCGTACGCCGCGCGCAGCTCCTCGGCTTCGCTGAGGCCGAGGCGCCACTGGGCCCAGACGTCGAAGGTCTCCACGACGCCGAGGTGGAGCATGCCGCCGGCCAGGGCGACGAAGGCGGCGTTCCTGAGGTCGCGGCCGGGCGGGCCCTCCGGGTCGGCCGCGTCCCGGCGGACGACCGCGAGCAGCAGGACGGCGAGGGAGCACACGGCGACGCCCACCGGCGTCCCGGCCAGCGCCGAGAACAGCGTGCCCAGCAGGCCCGCGGCGAGGTACTCGCCGGTGAGCCGGTCGTCGCGGCCGCGCAGCAGCTGGCGGTCGGACCACAGCCCCCGCAGGAACCACAGCGCCGCGAGGCTGACGACCACGGCGCCGGCCCGGTGCAGGGCCAGCACCAGCCCGAGGTCGGGGTCGGCCGCCCGGTCGGCCGGCGACTCGCCCGTCAGCAGCACCTCGAGGGCATAGGTGGCCACCGCGGCGAGCACACCGGTGAGCGCCAGCGGTGCGACGGAGCGAAGGAAGGAGTCGGGGCGCGCCATCGCGGCCTCAGTCCGGAGCCGGAGCGGCAGGAGGCGTGGCGCTGCGGGTGACGCCGGCGCTGGCGACCACGACGCACACGACGGCGACCCACTCCCGCACCCCGAGCTGCTCGGAGAGCACCAGCAGCCCGGCCATCGCGGCGGCGGCGGGCTCGAGACTCATGAGGATGCCGAACACCCGCGGCGGCATCGTCCGCAGCGCAGCCATCTCGAAGCTGTACGGGATGACGCTCGACAGCAGCCCGACCAGGGCCCCGACGACGAGCACGCGGGTGCCGAGCAGGTCGGCGCCGCCGATCGCGATCGCGAACGGCGCGAGCGCGACGGTGCCGACGAGGCTGGCCACGGCCAGCCCGGACAGGCCGTCCCAGCCGCGACCGACGGCCGCGCTCAGCGGGATGTAGAGGCCCCAGGCCGCGCCGGCCAGCAGGGCGAAGACGACGCCGCCGACCGTGACACCGCCCCCGCCGAAGCCCAGCAGCGCCACCCCCAGGGCGGCCAGCCCCACCCAGGCCAGGTCGAGCTTCTTGCGCGACCCCACCAGAGCCACGGTCAGCGGCCCGAGGAACTCGATGGTGACGGCCAGTCCGAGCGGCATGCGCGCGAACGACTGGTAGATCGCCCAGTTCATGGTGCCGAGCACCAGCCCGAACAGCAGCACCGTCCGCCAGTCGACCCGGCTGCGGCCGCGCAGCCGGGGCCGCGCGATCGCGAGCAGGATGATCGACGACGCCACGAGCCGCAGCCAGACAACCGCCGTGGGCTCGAGGAGCGTGAAGAGCTGCTTGGAGAACGCCGCGCCGAGCTGGACCGAGGCGATGCCGGCCAGCACCAGCCACACCGGCCGGGACCCGAACGAGCGGCGGTTCGGCGTACGACGACGCGCGGTCCGTCCCGAGGTGTCCGCAGCCGTCACCCGCCGAGGATAGGTGCCCGGCCCCCGGGGTGTGGCGGGCCGTCCGAGGGGGGAGAGTTGAAGCAACATCTGACGATCTCCAGGGGAGTGCGCGTGAAGGACACCGCCGGCAGCTACGTGACCGAGGGCCAGGCCTTCGAGCGGGACATGGACTACATCCCTGACCGCATCACCACCGAGCCGGGCCGTTCCCAGGACCCCCGCGTGGGAGAGGTCGAGGCGAAGACCTGGCCGGCCGAGCCCGGCCGCTACCACCTCGCGGCGGCCAAGGCCTGCCCGTGGGCGAACCGCTCGATCATCGTGCGCAACCTGCTCGGCCTGCAGGACGTGATCTCGATGGGTCTGGCCGGGCCCACCCACGACGCCGACTCGTGGACCTTCGACCTCAACGAGGGCGGGCGCGACCCGGTGCTGGGCATCGAGAAGCTCCAGGAGGCGTACGTCAACCGCATCCCGGACTACCCCAAGGGCATCACGGTGCCCGCGATGGTCGACATCGAGAGCAAGGCGGTCGTCACCAACGACTTCCCGCAGATCACCCACGACTTCTTCTTCGAGTGGCGCGACCACCACCGTCCCGACGCCCCGGACCTGTGGCCCGACGACGTCCGCGACGAGATGGAGGAGGTCATGAAGCGGGTGTTCACCGAGGTCAACAACGGAGTCTACCGCTGCGGCTTCGCGGGCTCGCAGGAGTCCTACGAGGAGGCCTACGACCGGCTGTGGACCGCCATGGACTGGCTCGAGGAGCGACTCGGCGACCGGCGCTACCTCATGGGCGACACCGTCACCGAGGCCGACGTCCGGCTCTTCACGACCCTCGCCCGCTTCGACGCGGTCTACTACGCGCACTTCAAGTGCAACCGCAACCAGCTCAAGGAGATGTCGAACCTCTGGGGCTACGCGCGCGACCTCTACCAGGTCCCGGAGTTCGGCGACACGGTCGACTTCGAGCAGATCAAGGCGCACTACTACGTCGTGCAGACCGACATCAACCCCACGAAGATCGTCCCGAAGGGTCCCGACCCGGACGTCTGGCTCACGCCCCACGGGCGCGGCTGACGGAGCGGCGCGCCCCAAGCGCGGCGGAGGACGGCGTACGGCGCTGCGGCCGCCCGAGCCTCAGAGCCGGTGCAGCGGCGGCGTGGGGGGAGCCGAGACCCGCGGCGAGCGCTGGACCGGGACGCGGGCCGGCAGGGCGGTGCGCCAGAAGGTGTCCTCGGCCGGCTGGTCGAAGGGGTAGTCCCAGTACTCGACCAGCTTCTCGTCACGGAAGCGCAGCACGTGCACGACCGTCCGGACGAAGGCCGGGTCGCCGTGACGGGCCGTGCCCTCGACGAGCAGCAGGTTCTTGTGGTGGTCGGCGAGCACAGAGGTGACGGTGAAGCCGGGATGGTCGCCCGGCACGCGCCGCACGGCGTCGACGTAGGTGCCGACGGCGTCGCGGCCGAAGTAGCTGCCCGACAGCGGGTGCGTGCCGGCGACGTGGAAGACGATGTCGTCGGCGCAGAGCGACCACAGACGGTCAAGCTCGGAGGCGACCTGGGCGTAGTGGTGCCGCACGGCGGTGCACCGGTGGTCCTGCAGCACGCGCACCTCCCGGCCGGGGCCCGGACGACGGTGTCCGGGCCTGAGGTCCTGTCTAGTCCGCGTCCCGGGCGTGGCGCACGGGACCTAGGGCACCCCGGGCAGGACGGGCTACCCGGAACCTGGTCACACCCGGCGCCGGCCTGACCATCACGTGCCTGGCCCCGACGCGCGTGCCGGGTCGACGTTCAGCCGCTCACGCGGCCGGGGTGAAGCGCCGCAGCCGCAGGCTGTTGCCGACGACGAACAGCGAGCTCGCCGCCATCGCGGCGCCCGCGATCATCGGGTCGAGCACGCCGAGCGCCGCCAGCGGGAGGGCGGCGACGTTGTAGGCGAACGCCCAGAACAGGTTGGCCTTGATCGTCGTCAGCGTCCGCCGGGCCAGGCGCAGCGCGTCACCGACGAGCAGCAGGTCGCCGCGCACCAGGGTGATGTCGGCCGCCTGGATGGCGACGTCGGAGCCGGTGCCCATGGCCAGGCCCAGGTCGGCCTGCGCCAGCGCGGCGGCGTCGTTGACGCCGTCGCCCACCATCGCGACCACCCGTCCCTCGCCCTGCAGCCGAGCCACGACCGCGACCTTGTCGGCCGGCAGCACGTCGGCCACGACCTCGTCGATGCCCACGGCGGCGGCGACCTCGCGCGCCACCGTCTGGTGGTCACCGGTCAGCAGCACCGGGCGGAGGCCCAGCTCGCGCAGCGCGGCGACGGCGGCCGCCGACGTCGGCTTCACCGTGTCGGCCACGGCGACCAGGCCACGGGCCGTCCCGTCCCAGGCCACCAGCACCGCGGTGCGGCCGCGGGAGCGGGCGTCGTCGAGGGCGGCGTCGAGCTCGGGGGGTACGGCGACGCCGCGCCCGGTCAGCAGCGCCGGCCGGCCCACGAGGACCGCGCGGCCCTCGACGGTGCCCTCGACCCCGAGCCCCTCCACGTTGGTGAAGTCGCTGACAGGCGCGAGGTCGAGACCCTCATCGGCGGCGTGCTCGACGAGCGCGCGGGCGACGGGGTGCTCCGAGGCGCTCTCCAGGGCGGCGGCGACCCGCAGCACGTCCGCCGCCCCGGTCGGCTCGCCCGACGCGGAGGCAACGGCGACGACGTCGGTCACCGACATCCGGCCGGTGGTGACGGTCCCGGTCTTGTCGAGGACCACGGTGTCGACACGACGGGTGGCCTCGAGCACCTCCGGGCCGCTGATGAGCATGCCGAGCTGGGCGCCGCGGCCGCTGCCGACGAGCAGGGCCGTGGGCGTGGCCAGCCCGAGCGCACAGGGGCAGGCGATGATCAGGACCGCGACGGCGGCCGAGAACGCCTGGTCCGCGGGCTGGCCGGTCAGCAGCCAGACCGCGAGGGTGGCGGCGGCGATCACGAGCACGACCGGTACGAAGACCGACGACACCCGGTCGGCCAGCCGCTGCACGGCCGCCTTGCCCGACTGGGCCTGCTCGACGAGCCGGGAGATCTGGGCCAGCTGGGTGTCGGACCCGACCGCGGTGGCGCGGACCACGAGACGCCCGCCGCCGTTGACCGTGGCGCCGACGACGTGGTCGCCGACCCCTACCTCGACCGGCACGGACTCGCCGGTCAGCAGCGACTGGTCGACGCTGGAGCGGCCCTGCTCGACCACGCCGTCGGTGGCGACCTTCTCGCCCGGGCGCACGACGAAGCGGGTGCCGGGGCGGAGCCGGTCGACCGGGACGCGCTGCTCGGGCCCGTCGGGCCCGTCGCCGCCGGCGGGTCCCTCGGGCAGCACCGCGACGTCCTTGGCCCCGAGGTCGAGCAGCGAGCGCAGCGCGGCCCCGGCCCGGCGCTTGGCCCGCGCCTCGGCGTACCGGCCGGCGAGCAGGAAGGTGGTGACCACGGCAGCGGTCTCGAAGTAGTAGTGCGCGTGGCCGCCGGCGACCAGCGCGACGACGGACCAGAGGTACGCCGCCAGCGTGCCGATCGAGACGAGGGTGTCCATGGTGGAGGCACCGTGGCGGGCATTGACCAGGCTGGCGCGGTGGAAGGGCAGCCCGGCCCACAGCACGACGGGGGTGGTGAGGACGAGCTGCCACCAGCCCTCGCCCGCGACGTCGACCCCGGGGGCCATCGCCAGGACTGTGACCGGGACGGTGAGGGCGCCGGCGACGAGCACGCGGCGGCGCAGGTCGTCGGCGCGGAGCTCGGACGCGGCGTCGTGCGGGGCCGTGCCGCCCTGGGGGGCGGGGTCGTGCTCGGTGGCGGCGTAGCCGGCCTGCTCGACGGTGCGCAGCAGGTCGGTCACGGCGACGCCCGGCGCGTGCCGCACGCTGGCCTTCTCGGTCGCGTAGTTGACCGTGG
This DNA window, taken from Nocardioides sp. HDW12B, encodes the following:
- a CDS encoding DUF1801 domain-containing protein, producing MSATQFDTVKEYLDSFPDDVAEVLRQVQDRIRAAAPGADEVISYGIPTMRLEGRNLVHFAGWRHHVSIYPVPDDVSSLEPEIDRYLAGRGTLKLPLSEPMPLELIEKVAHLLVAQNTR
- a CDS encoding penicillin-binding transpeptidase domain-containing protein, translated to MTPTTRRGAARAALAALLVTPLAACSFGAEPDPQDAADDLAAGLEAGELADGLFSDGTPQAEYDAIVTDLVEGAGLSPAVTVETVTEAEDGERATVTLSWEWATGPEVWSYETTADLTLPEDAEAWQATWDPALVEPSLSGDATLDVTRVPAPRAQVLGADRAVLVRDRPVVRIGIDKSRLGSAAAVANGRRLAAAVDVDPGPYAELVRSSGDLAFVEALVLRASEAAPVVSAIRGIRGAVAIDDELPLAPTREFAAPILGRVGPVTAELVESSDGRLQAGDVAGVSGLQARYDEQLAGTPGIVVSAGDEELFSTDPEPGQPLVTTLDPRLQAKAERVLAVPEGAESPPTAIVAVRPSDGAILAAASGVGGDGLNVATYGQYAPGSTFKVVSSLALLRAGLRPDSRVSCPATLSVDGKSFKNYDDYPSTGLGEITLRQAVANSCNTAFVGSAGELGRGDLAEAAAALGLGVDQDLGFPAYFGQVPPPRSETEAAADLIGQGTVLASPMAMATVAASVRAGRTVTPYLLEEFRPEAAPDAPLTAAEGRALRGLMQAVVTEGSGSVLAGVADGAKTGTAEYGDPLPDGSLATHAWMIAFSDGGPGPDDDLAVAAFVETGDSGSVTAGPLLRSFLAPTP
- a CDS encoding nuclear transport factor 2 family protein; protein product: MLQDHRCTAVRHHYAQVASELDRLWSLCADDIVFHVAGTHPLSGSYFGRDAVGTYVDAVRRVPGDHPGFTVTSVLADHHKNLLLVEGTARHGDPAFVRTVVHVLRFRDEKLVEYWDYPFDQPAEDTFWRTALPARVPVQRSPRVSAPPTPPLHRL
- a CDS encoding EamA family transporter; its protein translation is MTAADTSGRTARRRTPNRRSFGSRPVWLVLAGIASVQLGAAFSKQLFTLLEPTAVVWLRLVASSIILLAIARPRLRGRSRVDWRTVLLFGLVLGTMNWAIYQSFARMPLGLAVTIEFLGPLTVALVGSRKKLDLAWVGLAALGVALLGFGGGGVTVGGVVFALLAGAAWGLYIPLSAAVGRGWDGLSGLAVASLVGTVALAPFAIAIGGADLLGTRVLVVGALVGLLSSVIPYSFEMAALRTMPPRVFGILMSLEPAAAAMAGLLVLSEQLGVREWVAVVCVVVASAGVTRSATPPAAPAPD
- a CDS encoding glutathione S-transferase C-terminal domain-containing protein, which codes for MRVKDTAGSYVTEGQAFERDMDYIPDRITTEPGRSQDPRVGEVEAKTWPAEPGRYHLAAAKACPWANRSIIVRNLLGLQDVISMGLAGPTHDADSWTFDLNEGGRDPVLGIEKLQEAYVNRIPDYPKGITVPAMVDIESKAVVTNDFPQITHDFFFEWRDHHRPDAPDLWPDDVRDEMEEVMKRVFTEVNNGVYRCGFAGSQESYEEAYDRLWTAMDWLEERLGDRRYLMGDTVTEADVRLFTTLARFDAVYYAHFKCNRNQLKEMSNLWGYARDLYQVPEFGDTVDFEQIKAHYYVVQTDINPTKIVPKGPDPDVWLTPHGRG
- a CDS encoding heavy metal translocating P-type ATPase, producing the protein MTSTRTSPPTGSPRSGSSSSPTGDDLVGVTTDLDVTGMTCASCANRIERKLNKLDGVVATVNYATEKASVRHAPGVAVTDLLRTVEQAGYAATEHDPAPQGGTAPHDAASELRADDLRRRVLVAGALTVPVTVLAMAPGVDVAGEGWWQLVLTTPVVLWAGLPFHRASLVNARHGASTMDTLVSIGTLAAYLWSVVALVAGGHAHYYFETAAVVTTFLLAGRYAEARAKRRAGAALRSLLDLGAKDVAVLPEGPAGGDGPDGPEQRVPVDRLRPGTRFVVRPGEKVATDGVVEQGRSSVDQSLLTGESVPVEVGVGDHVVGATVNGGGRLVVRATAVGSDTQLAQISRLVEQAQSGKAAVQRLADRVSSVFVPVVLVIAAATLAVWLLTGQPADQAFSAAVAVLIIACPCALGLATPTALLVGSGRGAQLGMLISGPEVLEATRRVDTVVLDKTGTVTTGRMSVTDVVAVASASGEPTGAADVLRVAAALESASEHPVARALVEHAADEGLDLAPVSDFTNVEGLGVEGTVEGRAVLVGRPALLTGRGVAVPPELDAALDDARSRGRTAVLVAWDGTARGLVAVADTVKPTSAAAVAALRELGLRPVLLTGDHQTVAREVAAAVGIDEVVADVLPADKVAVVARLQGEGRVVAMVGDGVNDAAALAQADLGLAMGTGSDVAIQAADITLVRGDLLLVGDALRLARRTLTTIKANLFWAFAYNVAALPLAALGVLDPMIAGAAMAASSLFVVGNSLRLRRFTPAA
- a CDS encoding cryptochrome/photolyase family protein; protein product: MSAPTRWLFADQLGPHFTDDHDGPLLVVESKAVFRRRTFHRQKAHLVLSAMRHRVEELREAGRDVTFLQTGTYREALAQVDGPLQVVHPTSHVALRFVQRLAERREIEILPPRGFVTEREDFTRWAEGRGSKRLLMEDFYRDARRRHGVLLEDDGEPVGGSWNYDADNRESPPKGATTLGVDEPWWPQEDAIDEAVRRDLDGWASDGRTGISFLGSDGPRRFSVTPGEAQTALTDFLDHRLEPFGTYEDAVLADDPWMAHSLVSAPLNLGLLDPLDVVRQAEERHRSDGARLASVEGFVRQVMGWRDYVWHLYWHLGEDYRRRNGLNARRGIPDWFAELDGSATKARCLSRTLDDVDRHGWVHHIPRLMILGSYAMQRGWKPLEVTDWFHRAFVDGYDWVMVPNVVGMSQHADGGVMATKPYTSGGAYLDKMTDYCGECPLNPKVRVGDDACPFSAGYWWFLDRHRDDFAKNQRMARAVKGLDRLTDLPELVEQEDRRGSRAP